From the genome of Candidatus Electrothrix communis, one region includes:
- a CDS encoding Glu/Leu/Phe/Val dehydrogenase dimerization domain-containing protein, with amino-acid sequence MFTNTRVESDLVVEYTDPVEGFKGWLVIDSMTHRLAAGGLRVQQGLTCETVQRLAATMTLKMRIAGIRADGAKSGIDYDPASPGKQEALFRFMRAIKPYMQERYSMGPDMNTTMPELDAVCQRLGLSSIKNAVARNQQLDDTAFAQRTALLAAPCGHATLGRLRSGAGVAASCLATLEFLGIPPREGTVAIQGFGGLAAGAAYILHQAGVRIVGLADREKSLFSINGTPLDIPSLLASQEDGEKGIIPTAENPKAAYSDNTKIYDIPCDIFVPAAIEKAVDKEAAEHIQVKAIASGANLAVTEEAEQILHKRSIPVIPDMVAGCGGSLSMEGLFGPDSMPTAEDVLAHVDQKTRKIVKAMLQRSQQDNISPREAALLLCAEAPLYPDARPYGRL; translated from the coding sequence ATGTTCACGAATACGAGAGTAGAGTCAGACCTTGTTGTCGAGTATACTGATCCTGTCGAAGGCTTTAAGGGGTGGCTGGTTATTGATTCCATGACCCATAGACTTGCAGCTGGCGGTCTCCGAGTCCAGCAGGGACTTACCTGCGAAACTGTTCAGCGCCTTGCGGCCACTATGACACTGAAGATGCGGATTGCCGGAATACGGGCTGATGGTGCCAAGAGCGGCATTGACTATGACCCCGCAAGTCCGGGGAAACAGGAGGCCTTGTTTCGTTTTATGCGGGCTATCAAACCGTATATGCAGGAACGGTACTCTATGGGGCCGGATATGAATACCACCATGCCTGAACTGGATGCGGTTTGTCAGCGCCTTGGTCTTTCCTCTATCAAAAACGCGGTGGCAAGGAACCAGCAGCTTGATGATACGGCCTTTGCCCAACGAACAGCCCTGCTTGCCGCGCCCTGTGGGCATGCAACGCTGGGCAGGTTACGATCCGGTGCGGGCGTGGCTGCTTCCTGTCTGGCGACCTTAGAATTTCTTGGGATCCCTCCGCGGGAAGGGACTGTGGCGATTCAGGGATTCGGGGGCTTGGCAGCAGGGGCGGCGTATATTCTCCACCAGGCAGGGGTAAGAATTGTCGGCTTGGCTGATCGGGAGAAGAGCCTGTTCAGTATCAACGGTACCCCCCTTGATATTCCCTCCCTGCTTGCCTCTCAGGAGGACGGAGAAAAAGGAATTATTCCGACGGCGGAGAATCCTAAGGCTGCCTATTCTGACAATACAAAGATCTATGATATTCCCTGTGATATCTTTGTGCCGGCAGCCATTGAAAAGGCTGTTGATAAAGAGGCCGCAGAACATATCCAGGTAAAGGCTATTGCCAGCGGTGCCAACTTGGCCGTCACTGAAGAGGCGGAACAGATCCTCCATAAACGTTCTATTCCGGTGATCCCGGATATGGTTGCCGGTTGCGGCGGTTCTCTGTCTATGGAAGGGCTGTTTGGACCGGATAGCATGCCCACTGCTGAGGATGTTTTGGCCCACGTTGACCAAAAAACACGAAAAATCGTCAAGGCAATGCTGCAACGCAGTCAACAGGATAATATTTCGCCGCGCGAGGCCGCTCTCCTGCTCTGTGCTGAGGCCCCACTTTATCCTGATGCCCGCCCTTATGGTCGCCTTTAA
- the der gene encoding ribosome biogenesis GTPase Der, with translation MKSNAYPLVALIGRPNVGKSTLFNRITRRRDAIVDPTPGVTRDRHYAQAVWEEHAFMLVDTGGIEEADGPDHDQFSDHIRTQALQAVEEADVILLLLDGRQGVLPGDYEIVELLRRTDKEVFFVVNKIDSPAVETELLTPFWELGVPELWALSGDHGYGFRTLMEDLVEKLGATEGPAELPEGTARLAFFGRPNVGKSSMINAIMGQERMVVSEISGTTRDSVDTLLSRDQYNYLLIDTAGIRRKGKTTDKLEKFSILKALKALTRCDIAVVLIDAEEGITEQDTKVIGYTQDHGRALLILINKWDLIQGDKKKQDWLLEEVRLATNFIPFAPVFRVSAKTGYGIKRIFPEIGKMHRQFHQRFTTSALNRLLESAILHHEPPMYKGRRLKLYYTAQIDTSPPSFVVIANFPKGIHFSYQRYLKNQFREGLGLDRIQIRLFFRERSGRTKR, from the coding sequence GTGAAGAGCAACGCCTATCCCTTGGTCGCCCTGATAGGACGACCCAATGTGGGGAAATCCACCCTGTTTAACCGAATCACCCGACGGCGTGACGCCATTGTCGATCCCACACCCGGCGTTACCCGGGACCGCCATTATGCCCAAGCGGTTTGGGAGGAACATGCCTTCATGCTGGTGGATACCGGAGGTATCGAGGAGGCGGACGGCCCGGACCACGACCAGTTCAGTGATCATATCCGTACCCAGGCTTTGCAGGCCGTGGAAGAGGCCGATGTTATCCTGCTGCTTCTGGACGGTCGGCAGGGCGTGCTGCCCGGTGATTATGAGATTGTGGAACTGCTTCGGCGCACGGATAAAGAGGTCTTTTTCGTGGTCAATAAGATCGATTCCCCAGCGGTTGAAACCGAATTGCTGACCCCTTTTTGGGAACTGGGCGTGCCCGAGTTATGGGCTCTGTCTGGAGATCACGGCTATGGTTTCCGTACCCTTATGGAGGACTTGGTTGAAAAGTTGGGAGCAACAGAGGGGCCAGCAGAACTGCCCGAAGGTACTGCTCGCCTTGCCTTTTTTGGTCGACCCAATGTGGGCAAATCCTCCATGATCAACGCAATCATGGGACAGGAGCGGATGGTGGTTTCTGAGATATCCGGTACCACCCGTGATTCTGTGGACACCCTGCTCAGTCGTGATCAGTATAATTACCTGCTCATTGATACAGCCGGTATCCGTCGTAAGGGTAAGACCACGGACAAGCTGGAGAAGTTCTCCATCCTCAAAGCCCTTAAGGCCCTAACCCGCTGTGACATTGCAGTGGTACTCATTGATGCGGAAGAGGGTATCACTGAACAGGATACCAAGGTGATCGGCTATACCCAGGATCATGGCCGGGCCTTGCTGATCCTCATTAATAAATGGGATCTGATTCAGGGCGATAAAAAGAAACAGGATTGGTTGCTGGAGGAGGTGCGCTTGGCCACCAACTTCATCCCCTTTGCCCCGGTCTTCAGGGTGTCGGCCAAAACAGGATACGGCATCAAGAGGATCTTCCCGGAGATCGGTAAGATGCATCGCCAGTTCCATCAGCGTTTTACGACCTCAGCCTTGAATCGGCTTTTGGAATCGGCAATACTCCATCACGAACCGCCTATGTACAAGGGCCGGAGGCTGAAGCTCTATTACACGGCCCAGATCGACACATCGCCACCTTCCTTTGTCGTGATTGCCAATTTCCCTAAGGGGATCCATTTTTCCTATCAGCGCTACCTTAAAAATCAGTTTAGGGAAGGGCTGGGGCTGGATCGGATACAGATACGCCTTTTTTTCCGGGAACGGAGCGGGCGAACCAAACGCTAG
- a CDS encoding metal-dependent transcriptional regulator, with protein MPSENKLTASQEDYLEAIYHIVADKMAARAKDISDYLAVRASSVTGALRTLRAMGLVNYAPYDLITLTEEGHTAAEDIVRRHTALQQFLVNVLGVDEKEADEAACKMEHSVPKAIVERLVKYAEYVEKCPKGGISWESGFGYYCKNECTEEDCHNCQHQE; from the coding sequence ATGCCCTCTGAGAACAAACTCACAGCCAGCCAGGAAGATTATTTAGAGGCGATCTATCATATTGTCGCTGATAAGATGGCTGCTCGTGCCAAGGATATCTCTGATTATCTTGCTGTGCGTGCCTCCTCTGTCACAGGAGCCCTGCGGACCCTGCGGGCAATGGGCTTAGTCAATTATGCCCCCTATGATCTGATCACCCTGACGGAAGAAGGGCATACTGCTGCCGAGGATATTGTTCGCCGTCATACGGCCCTGCAACAATTTCTGGTCAATGTCCTCGGGGTTGATGAGAAGGAAGCCGATGAGGCGGCCTGTAAAATGGAGCATTCTGTGCCCAAGGCCATTGTGGAGCGCCTGGTGAAATATGCCGAGTATGTGGAGAAATGCCCGAAAGGGGGGATCAGCTGGGAATCTGGCTTTGGGTATTACTGCAAAAACGAATGCACGGAAGAGGATTGCCATAACTGTCAGCATCAAGAGTAG